A segment of the Desertifilum tharense IPPAS B-1220 genome:
TTACCTCCATCTTTGGCTGGCGGGTTCACCCGATTTTTGGCGATAGCCGCTTCCACTCTGGTACAGACTTAGGCGCGCCGATGGGAACGCCTGTACTGGCTGCACTGGCGGGACGAGTTGCGATCGCAGATTTTATGGGCGGCTACGGCTTAACTGTTGTTCTCGAACACAACAAAGCTACCCAAGAAACCCTCTACGCTCACTTGTCAGAAATCTTTGTCAAACCGGGCGAAGAGGTCAAACAAGGCACAGTTATCGGTCGCGTGGGTAGCACCGGAAACTCCACAGGCCCTCACTTACACTTTGAAATGCGCGAACGCACCGCCGAAGGTTGGGCCTACCTCGATCCGGGCGCGCAACTCGAATACGCCCTCGCTCAGTTAGTCGGCGCAATGCAAACCGCCCAAGCCAACCCCCAAGCTAAACAAGCGGTGGATAAAAATCCCAACGCCAAACAACTGATCCCCACCGATCAGTTACCGATCGTTAAGATCAGAAGCTAGGGGAAGAAGGGAGTTGGGAGTTGGGAGTTAGGAGTTGGGGAAGAAGAGGATGGGGGAAAAGAAGGAATTGTCGGTTAACGCTGATTGACTTCTCGGCAATCGGAACTCCCTTCCCACTCAGCACTCAGCACTCAGCACTTTCTACTCAGCACTCAGCACTTTCTACTCAGCACTCTTTAAAGATAGCCATGCTCAACCAGGAAGCTCGCTGAAACGGGAGTGCCAGGGGGGGTGAATTCTAGGAAGCGTTCGACATATTTGCCTAAAATATCGCCTTCTAGATTCACTTTGCTTCCTGGTTCTAGGTGGTGAAGATTGGTTTCTCGATAGGTGTGGGGAATGACGGCGACGGTGAAGTGTTGGCGATCGCACTGAGCCACAGTTAAACTAATGCCGTTGACTGCAATACTGCCTTTGGAAACGAGATAGCGCGAGAGGGAGGGTTCCGCGACGCTAAAGGTCATCTCCCAAGAGGTTGCAGTTTGGATTGAGGCTTGTAAGTACCCAATCCCATCAACATGGCCGGTAACAAAATGACCGCCCAATTTGCTGCCAACCCGCAAAGAGGTTTCGAGGTTAACGGGGATTTGATGGCGGAGTTGATGCTCTAAAGTGGTGCGTTTGAGGGTTTCGGGAGAGACATCGACACTGAAGCCTTGGGGCAAAATTTGCTCGACTGTTAAACAGACGCCATCAACGGCGACGCTATCCCCAAGGGCCAGATCGTCACAGATGACTGAACGACCGGAGGGATCGACGAGAATCTGAAGTTGATGCTCTCCTAGCGGTTTGAGCGTTCCTAATGTTTGAATTAAACCTGTAAACACGGCATTCGATTTAAGATTGACTGGGGATACTCAGGCAAAACTTTACGTTTTCTTGAGCCTAACAAACTCTGCGATCGACTAAAATCCCTATCCAAGGCCCCAAATCTTCAGGACGATTGTTTAGATCGATGTCATGATAGGGGCATACTTATCAATAAGCGTGATGACACTCGGCGATCGCTGGTCTCTAGGAAAGACAGTTTCGCTCTGTCTCCCTCCCAATTTCCAGTTCTGCCATGAGATTCCCGTTTTGTTAATCTAACTCCCTTTGCCTATAGTCAGTCTAGAGGCTTCACTGATGATTGAGATGAAAGTCGCCGGAATTGCTTTAGATGCGGGTACTCGCAGCCCGATTGTTCTGTTAAAGGATATGCGGGATCGGCGTGCTTTACCCATTTTTATTGGTCAAGACCAAGCGAGGGCGATCGTCAATGCGTTAGAACGACAAACTCCTCCCCGTCCTTTAACGCACGATCTAATGGTCAATCTCTTAGAAGCATGGGATATGACCTTAGAGAGGACGATTATCCATTCCCTACAAGACAACACATTTTATGCCATCCTCGTGGTTCGCCAAGGGGAAACCAAGAAAGAAATTGATGCCCGTCCTTCAGATGCGATCGCGATCGCCTTACGCACCGGAACCCCGATCTGGGTGATGGAAGAAGTGATTGCTGATGCGTCAATTCCGGTCGATCAAGACGCAGATGAAGCCGAGCGTCAAGCCTTTCGAGATTTTATCTCTGGCTTGCGCCCAGAAGATTTTTCTCAGCGCGGTCATCGCAGCCCCAACGGGGATTAGACGCGTTGGAGTGGCCTGTTTTCACTCAACGAACGCACCTAGCCTGATGAAATATCGACGGTTTGGTAAAACCAATCTGAGGTTGTCTGTATTTTCTTTGGGAACCATGCGCTGTCTCGCTTCCGGTGAAAATGTGGAGCGAGTGGTTCGCCATGCCCTATCGTTGGGAATCAATCATATCGAAACCGCCAGAGGATATGGTTCGAGCGAATCGGACTTAGGCAAGGTTCTGGCTCAACTGGAGGCGGGTCAATTCTACATTACCAGTAAAATTCCACCCACCCCCGATCGCGATTTGATGGAGCGCTCGATTGATGAATCCTTAAGCCGCCTAGGTGTTGCCTCCCTTGACTGTTTGGCGATTCACGGACTCAATACCCCAGAGCATTTAGAGTGGGTACTCTCGCCAACTGGGTGTATGGCAGCAGTTCAAAAGGCTGTGGCAGATGGGCGAGTGCGTCATGTGGGATTTTCCACTCATGCCCCCCTAGAACTGATTTTAGCAGCCATCGATACAGGTTTATTTGAATTTGTCAACCTGCATTATTACTTATTCTTTCAACGCCATACTGCCGCGATCGCGATCGCCCATCAACGGGATCTCGGCGTCCTGATTATTTCCCCGGCGGACAAAGGCGGGCGACTGTATACCCCACCCCCCCAATTGCAACACCTGTGCGCCCCTCAGACGCCCCTAGCCCTGAACTATCGCTTTCTATTAAGCGATCCGCGCATTACTACCCTGAGCGTGGGGCCCGCGATTCCAGAAGAACTCAACGAGCCGCTGCAAGTTGCCGACCGTGACGAGGCTTTGAACCCGACAGAAATAGCCGCCCTAGAGCGACTGCAAGCCCAAATGAGCGCCACTCTAGGCCCGGAACAATGCCAGCAGTGCTATGAGTGCCTCCCCTGCCCGGAAAGCGTCGCCATTCCAGAAATTTTACGCCTGCGGAATTTAGCGATCGCCTACGACATGGACGACTATGGAAAATATCGCTACGGGATGTTAGAAAATGCCGGACATTGGTTTCCCGGCACCAAAGGGAACCGATGCACCCATTGTGGCGACTGTTTGCCCAGATGTCCCGCACAACTCGATATTCCCACCCTTCTCCTTGACGCGCATCAACGCCTCCAAGGACAACAAGGGCGTCGCCTGTGGGGTTAATTGTGCAATGGGTACTGTCCTAATCTTTGTGGCTATAACGATTAACCATGATCGAACGCATTATTTTTAAAGGGTTCTGGGTTCTGACATTCGCCCTGGGTGCGATCGCCCCTGCTGTCGCGCAACCCACCCCATCCCTCGCCCCCTTTGACATCACCTACCTCAGAGACGAAAGCACCATCCCCCCGGATGTCATTACCCACACCAGCATCTCGCAAACCAACCTCACCGTTCCTAGCCTCTGGTGGGCTAATCAACAATTTGGCCGAACCCTCGTAGAAACCTGGTTTGCCTACCCCAACGCCTCCCAGCGCCGCGTCGATTTTGTGGTCAACCGTCAAGTCTGGAGCTTGCTCGACTATCTGCAACGCTACGAATTTGTCCATCACATGGGCAGCGTCGCCCGCACCTACGGGTACAATATCCGCATCTTTAACCGCCAAGGCGAAGCCCTAGCGACCTATACCTGCGATTTTAACGTCCCCGATAGCCCCTGCGATATTCGCCTGCAAGCCGCCCAGGATGGGTTGCGAGGACCGCGTCAATCTCCCCTGCTGCCTTCCCCCTAAGTCACGGGTTGCGATCGCATTTCCTCCCAATATCGCAGGTATTGCTGCGCCGACTCCTCCGACAAGGGCAGCAAAAACTCGCTGCGCTGAACGAGCGGGTTGGGAGGAAACAAAACTCGGTGTTCCCGCAATTCCTTGGGTAAGTCGCGGTTGAAGCCTAATGCTGTTGAAGACGTTCCCCCCGTCAGCAGCGATAATTGTCCGGCTCTTTCAGGTGCTAAACAAAAATCAATCCATTGATTCACCAAGGGATTCTCATTGCTGGCGTTGGCGGGACGAACCCAAAGCTCGGCCCAAAGTGCGGTACCCGATAGGGGAATCACTGCGTTAATTTGGGGATAGCGCTCCATTGCAGCCAGGACATCGCTAGACCAACCCACCGCTAGTTGCGTATCTCCGGTAATTAAAGGTTGTAGGTAATGGGTAGAACTGTAAAATCGGGCTTGGCGATGAAGTTGTTGCAGTTGACTTCGCAGATTGGCTACGTCATCTAAATTCGCCGTATTGTAAGACTGACCGAGTTTTTTGAGGGTCAGACCGATAATTTCTCTGGCTTGATCGAGCAAAGAGATTTTACCCGCTAGTTCAGGTCGCCAAAGATCGCTCCAGTCCGTGGGAGTCCACCCTAAGTCTCGAAAGCGATCGCGGCGGAAGGCTAACACGGTTGTTCCCCAACGATAGGGAATTCCCCACACTGCACCATTTGCATCGGGTTGACCTTGGTCGTTGCGACGCACCAATTGCTGCCAGCGCGAGGGCAGTTCCGACCAAGTTTGCAGTTGTCCGACGTTTAAGGGTTGAATCCGTTGTTGCTGAATGGCCGCACTTAACCAGTAGTTCCCCAATGTCACCAGATCGAGTTGGCTAACGCCAGGGGTGCGTCTCCAAGGGAGTAGTTGTTGTTGCGTCGCCGCCGGTGTTTCAGCAGGCGTCAGCAGATCGAAAAGACGGCTTAATTGCTCTTCGGCGGCAAAGTTCAGGCTGATTTGTCGATCTAAACCGGCGCGAAATTGCCGCACCAGTTGAGGGGGAATGGAGTTTTTGAGCAGGCGAACGTTGAGGGTGTTGTCTGGGTTCGTCCCGCAGGCGCTTAAGGTTGTTGGCAGGGTTGATAAAGCAAGCCAGCGCAAGGTATTGAGGCTCGTTAACTGAAGAAATATCCGGCGGTTCATGCAAACATTAACCCAGCGATAGCGGTTGTCGATGTTCGACTCCAAAACCAATGAGGTTGATTTGGTGAGGAGCCTCTTGGGGTTGCAGGGGGCGACGGTAGGTGAGGATGGTGCGGAGGCGGATGTCGGGTGCCACGATTCGCATTTGATCGACAGCTACGGAACGCTGATAGTAGGTGGTCATTTCTAAGGTTTGACGGATGGGCTGGTAGGTGAAGCGACCCGCGATCGCGCCTGCTTCAGAATACCCTTCGTCTCTTAGATAATAGCCTTGAATGATGTCGCTTTCTGACGCGAGGGGAACTTCGGCAACCTGGGGAAGCACGGGTTGAGGTAAGGCGGCGGTTTCCTGCGCCGAAAGGGCGTAAATATCTGGCACAAATAAGGCTTTGAGGCTCATGGATAGAGTTTCGCCGGTTTCGGAACGGGTCTGAAAGGCGATCGCAAAACCGGGAAATTGCTCGTCCGCCGTTTGCCAAGTTTGCGGATCGACCTGTAAGGGTGCGGTGGTGAGAACGTTCGGTTCGGATAAGGCCAGAATTTGCCCTTTTTCCGCTTTGGTGAGCGCTGTCACCCGAAATTCAGTAAACGAGCGCTCGATTTCAGCGCGATCGACATAGTGATACGTTCGTTCGGTCTTCCACAAGCCCGTACAGATTTCAAAGAACTCCTGGATCTTTAGCATATTTTACGAGTTTAAATTTATTTAATTTTATCTTTAGTTAATGTTTTGTGTCATCTTGTCGATTAATGCTAAAGAGCGCGCCTCAATCACTGCAAGATAGTCAGATAAATTCATAATTTGACAACTCACCGAGCTGTTCTTTTTCTGTTGGGGGTTGCACCTTCATTGAGATGGCGTATAGGTTTGAGACGCTCAGACTACATCCTTTGACCGCAAAGCGTCTGGCCTAAATTGCAATTAACCTTAAAAATTGAAATTGGCGTATGTTTCATTATTGTTACTAAAGGTTAAATGATTCAAAAATAAATCAAGGTTCCTACAGAAATTATCTAGGATAATGAGGGATAAAGCTAAGGCTATCGGAATCTCATATGGAACAAGTTCAAAGGCAAATCAACACCTTAACCCTTAAGGTAGATGCCATCTCTCAAACTCTCGATCAGTTAAACGGCAAGGTTGCCCAAATTTTAACTGACATGAGTACAAATACTACTCAAAAAACGTCAAGAACGTCCTCAGAAGATCGAGAAGTTCGCCTTCCCTACTCCAGCACGCACCGCCTGCAAGCGGTTTTAGAACACAAAGACGTTCTAAGCGATGAAAACTATGGAGAAAAGGAAGCAAAAGGAGCAGAAAGAACTCTTTCTCCCGAAATTCAAATTCAACGCCTGACGGCTCAATTAACCGCCGCCTATAATCGGATTGCGGCACTCGAAGAACAGTTACTTTCCCAACGCATTCACTAAAAAGCTTCAACCGGAGGCTGAAGGTGATGGGCTGGGGTTAAGTTGAGCAACCTTAACCGAGCGAGCAACCGGGCGATACCTATAGCAAAGCAATCGATAGAAACTTGCGACCCGCATTGTCACTATAGCTATCCTTGCCATCCTTGACCGTCCTTTAAGGCTTCCTCCGCCAATCTCGAAGAGAAGAGCAGAGAATCCCCTCAATTTTCTGGAGCTGAAGACCTAAATCTGCTGACCTAAAGCTTCAATCCACTCGATTAACTGCAAATTAGACCCATTGGTCAAAAGCGAGGCTGCGATCGCGCATCCCCCCGCACCAACGCCCTCTTTAACATAGCCCCGCTCATAGGCTTGCAGGGGAGCATAACGAGAACTTGCAAAACTTAGTTGAGTTGCGATCAGTGAAACTGGTGCAAGAATTTGAGCTAAACCCACCGTATCTCCTGTTGGATCTTCTGCAACCCATCGAGTAGTCCCAATCGCAAGGCGTTCGGGGTACCACCTTAAATCGAGCGCTGCGACAATTTTTTGAATCAGTGCATAAACCGCCAACATTTGCGTCCCCCCTGCGAGGAGGACGCCCCCTTTTTGACTGGCTGCGATCGCCATTCCCGCAGCCGTAATTTGCATGGGATCGCCCACCGCAGCCACCAGCTCAAACGGACAAACCGATTGACCTCTTGGCGGCCAAAAACCCGCTATGGATAGCGCCCTCTGCACCACTTGCTCCTTTTGGGCATGATTGCAACTCGGATGGCTGCTATTGACTTTACCGCTTGCAGGAATCCCCAAGCCCGTCAAAACACCCAGCGCCGTTGTCGTTCCTCCCACCACGCACTCGCCAATCATTAAATAACGGTCTGGCGCTGCCAACTTCTCGCCCCAGTTATATCCTTGCTCAAACAGATGCTTAACCGTCTTTAAATCTAAAGCACAAGCTGTTGTCATACACCGAGCAGGCATCCCTTGCAAATCAATACAGGGGACGGGTGGAGCAATGGGCAACCCACTATTGAATAAATACAACGGAATATCTAAAGCCGCAATTACCGCCCGCGAAATCAGTACCGGCGAAGCACCCGCTACCAAAGGCGGTAAAGGGTACTCAGGAGAAGCCTGGGGGCCAGAATACAGAAATTCAGCATCCGCAAGGCAAGTATAGCGCCGCGCTTCCGGCGTTGCCCCAGCCGCAGAAATTCCTGGAATTAAACCCGTATCAGTAAAGCCCAGAATACAAGCAAAATTGGGCCGAGTTCCCCGATAGCGCTCCAACCATTGTTGACCAAGTTGTTGTTGAGTATAGACGCGGATCATGGGGAAGAAGGGAATTGGGAGTTGGGAGTTGGGGGTTGGGGAAGAAGGGAGTTGGGAGTTGGGAGTTGGGGGTTGGGGAAGAGGAGGATGGGGGGATGGGGGGGTCTGACAGGTGTAGGTTTATTACCTAGAGCGATTTTACTAGGGTTTCAGCCTTTGTTCTCTTAGACGTTGAGAAGCTAAAACATTGAAAATCTGTTGATTTATTGACAATAGAGTCAGTTAGCTCAACTTTCATTAAAATACCTACACCTGTCAGGATGGGGGGGTGGGGAGATGGGGGGAAGAATGGGTAAATACTGACTACCACACTTCTCGGAACGCCGCTGCTTGTGCAAGCTGAGGATTTTAGCTAAAAGCTTGTGGAATTAATGTCCTGGCGGGTGCAAGATGTGAGTAATTCGCACTCCCCTACCTACCCAGAACCGCGCAACAGCACTTTCAACTCAGCACTCTTTTCCTCACTCGGAACACCGCTGCTTGGTGTGCAAGCTACGGAACTCGGAACTCAGCACTCTTTTCCTCACTCGGAACTCGGAACTCGGAACTCGGAACTAACTTCCCCCCACCCTCTTACCCACTCAGCACTCAGCACTCAGCACTCAGCACTCTGTTCCCTACTCTTCGTAGTCGAGGAGAACTTGTACCCACTGGGGAGGCATGGGGATCGGGTTGCCTAGGCGTTCGAGGAGGAGGAAGGCGACGAGGTGAACGACGAATAGATAAATGGCGTTATTGATAATGACCAGAACTAGCGCGATCGCTTGCACGAGGGTAAGGTTGGGTTGTGCGAGCAGGCCGAGGCGAAGGAAAATCCAGTCTAAGAGTTCTGTGACTTGTACCATCATATACGTCCACAGATCGTCGCCCAACAAAATTGAAACCAACCAAATCCGGAAGAAGAAGCCAAAGGAGCCTAACAGGGTGCCTGTGGCAATGGAAATCCACCACGGGGCTTGTCTGCGCCACATTGCGCCGAGTTGAATCCCTAAAAGACCAAAGGGAATTAGATATAAAATACTGCGGGTTGGCCCCATTAAGACGCTCAACAATAACCCTGACACAATGGTGGCCATGCTGGCGCTGCGAACTCCCCAGCGCAGATATACAAGCGCGATGGGTAAGGGAAAAAACATTCGCAATACAGGCCCCATCGGGAAGTAGTAGTTGACCAGCCAAATTAAGCTGGCGGTGCTGGCGAGAAAAGCGGTTTCGACCAGCGGTAGGGGGCCTATCGGATCTTGAATTTCAGGAGGAGAGGTGTTATCTGGCTCTTGCGGGCGGTAGGGGGTGTTTTCTTCGTGTCGTTCATCCATCACTCAGTTTTGTCAACCATTAAACCCAATGAAACGTTCTGAGAGCGCATTGTTCACGCCTTGGCTTGTAGGATCAGCACGGCACAGGGGGCATGATGAACTACATAATTACTGACGCTACCCAACAACACCTCGGTGAGTCCAGTATGTCCTCGACGACCGATGACTATTAAGTCGGCTTGCCAATCGGCTGCGAGTTCGCAACAGCTTTGACCCACTAAACCGATCTTATACTCGGTTTGGGCTAGGATTTGGCGATCGCGACTTTGGCGGCTATAAGTTTGCAGCAATTGTTTTGCCTGTTCAATTTGTCGATCGATTAGGATTTGTTGGACTTGGTAGTCTCCCACGTTGACGCCGGTTGCGATCCCCGGTTCGAGCGGCGAGCCAATCGCTGGCGTTCCTAAGAGTTCGCTGCTGATGCAATGAAAGAGTTTGAGAGCCGCCCGATGAATTTGGGCAAGTTCTACCGCTTGGTTAAAAACGGCTTGACTCAAGGGAGAATCATCAACAGCCGCCAGGATTTTCTGAAAACTCATAGCATTTTGAGCCTGAACGCAGGATACAACAGCAGCATTAGACCATCAATCGTTCGAGCGCGTGAAGTTCTGGAATGCAGAGGATATCGCGATCGCGCACGATCAATCCTTTCTTTTCCAGCTTACTCAAAACGCGCGTTACTGTTTCGCGCGCCAGACCGCTGAGGCTGCTGAGTTCGCGATGGGGAAGGTTGGGAATTTCTACCCCTTCGGTGGTGCGTTTGCCTTGTCCATCGGCTAAAAATAGCAAAATATCGGCCACTCGCGAGGTACTATCGGACTCGCGCAACCGCAAGCGACGGTTGACTTGACGCAAACGTCTGGCCATCAGTTGAGCAAGGCGAATCCCCGCCATCGGTTCGGTATGGATCAGTTGGACAAAATCCTGAGCGGGCATATTGCCAATTAGCGTCGGTGCCAGGGTAATCACATCTGTAGAGCGGGGGACTTCTTCAAGGGGAGCCATTTCGCCAAATAACTCGCCTTTACCGATAATGTTCAGGGTGACTTCCTTGCCGTCTAGATTATACGTCCGAATTTTGACCCAACCATCCAGAATGAAGTAAACCGAGCTACCCCAATCATTTTCGAGCAAAATCACTTGATTGGACGGATGCGATCGCAGCACAACATGAGCGATCGCTTTTTCGACCGTGGCTTCAGGAATGCCTTCAAAAAACGGCGCTGAACGAATTAATTCGTTGGTGTTAGTTTCGCGGGAACCGAGTCGTTCTACCATAGGGCCTTTGAGCAAACGTAAGCGTTTAATGATGAATCCGATAGCGGCCCTGTTTCACATAAGCAGCAAGGGCCTCATCCCAACTGCTAATCTTATAGTTGGCTGTACCCGTCTTGACAACTTTAAAATCGGTTTTGGCTTTAGCCCCCTTAGCGTTTGAGTGGCACAATCTTGGTGTTGGCTCGACTTTTTCTGCCTCCTGAAGCCATGCTCTCACCGATCCTAACGGCAACCGATCGGAGGTTATGAGGTATAGGCTACTATTATTGACGGTCTTCTCCTGGCTTGTGTAATGAAAATACAAGTTGACACTCCCCAACCTCAAGGTACAGAAATTCTTGATTCGCAGTTTTAACTGACTCACCAGGATGTTTCTAACCGGAATCGGAGTTTATCATTTTTGACCTAACTGCTAGACAGTATAATCGGCCTCTACAGAATTACCAGGAACGCTCTAGAACCGAAGGCTATACAGAATTCCTGAAAGTTTTTCGATACTTGTAGGCAGAAGGCGCTAAATTGGAGTCAGGCTCGACACTCATCCGTCGGTCGATCTGCAACCCTCAATCAATAGAGGGCCGATCATCATACACAGTAAAAGGCTGGTACTGCTGACTCTAGCATGGGTTCAACGTCAGGGCTACAAACCTTATCGCATCGCCGTTTCGCTGTACCAACCATCTGGAGCGCAGCTCTAGCTAGGGGAAAAGGTTGTGACATCTCAAAACGATCAAATTCAAGCTTTAATTGCGGAAATTGACGACGTACTCCGCAAATCTAGCCCCCGGCTTCCTTGGGTGATGTCCGGAGATGTCATGCGCCAACGGCGCGTTTTAGAGCGGGTGCGAAATTATCTGGCTTCCGTTCAACCGCGCTCAACTGACGAGCGTCCTTTGTTACCGAAACCTCGGCGAGCGATGCTGAGTGGAACGCGCGCGCCAGAACCCGCACCAACAGCCATCCCAGCTAATTTCAATCAACAGCTCATTCAGTCGGTGATGCAAGATTTGCGGATAGCCGTCATTCAACCGCTGCAAGCCGATTTAGAAGACTTACGCCAACAGCGAGAAGAATTACTCGCCCAAGTCCGACACCTCGAACGGCAACAAACCACCGCCAGTTTGTCCCAAGAATATGCTTCCCATCAACAAGCAACCGCAGAATTACTGCAAGTGTTGATGGATCGCTTGCAAGAGCGCCTGAGCCAGCAAGTCTCCCAAACCCTAGCCGAGTTAGCCAGCGATCGCCCCGCTACCTTACCGATCGTGCAACTGCCCCCCGGAGAACAGCCCGAAACCTTGCCCTTGTTGAACCCGCAGCAGCGTCTCGAACAACTGCGATCGCTCCAAGCGCAATCGGATCAAATTATTCTCTCGCTCGATAGCTCAATGCGAATTGTCTTTGACACCCTGCAAAGCAACCTCAAAAGCTATCATGAATCGCTCTCCCAAGGGATTGAAAAAATGCACGCCTTGGGGCAACAGGGAGAAGTGATGTTTAGCGCTTTAATTAAGCGTTTAGCTGAGGATTTAGGGCGCGAAACCTCAAGTTACCTGCAAACGCGCCCCGCACAGCACCCAGGCGCTAGCGAAGGACAGGCGACCATTTCTCCCTCTCTCCCGCCAGCCACCGTTCCCACCCCTCAGCCTTCCCCCGCAGCAGAGTTATCAATTGATTCTGGGGTTTTAGAAGAAGAAGCGCTAGAACTGCTCGATCTTACCTCCGAAGACTGGGAACTCAACGCCGACGAAATTGATATCTTACTCGAACGCGATCCGCACAGCGAGCCATCCCAGAACCGCACTCCCCCAGAGCAAACTCCGGAGGAAGCACCCTCTCCTCAAAAACCAAACGAAGCAGAAATTGATTCGGCTATTCAACTGCTCAATTTTCTCAACGATACCCCGGTTGCTTCAGCAGCAGACGAAGAACCTACCCCTGAAAGTAGCGCCGCATCCGTAACGCCAGAATCAGCCGAACTGCAAGATATTTACGAAGATTTATATGATGCCTTATTTGGCTCAGATGAATTAGCGCCCGCTCTGGATCGTACGTTAGAAGAGCAGCTAGGGTTAACCCACCCAGAACCCCCCGCAACGCCGCAACCGGATGAGCAACCCCCCTCCCCGACTCCCACAACATCCCAGGAGGAAATAGACAGTCCCCCAAAGTTGAATGAAACCGTTGACTCCGAGGCGAAGCTGCAAGGCGTCGCTGAATGGGTGAGTCGCGTCGAAAATGACTTATTTGGCGAATTGGCAGAACCCCCACCCGCAGAACCCCAGCCTGAGTGGAAAGGTGAGATTTCGCTGCAAGCCATTGAGCGATGGTTGTTCTCTGAAGAGCCTGTAACTGAGCGATCCGCAGAGAAATTGGCACCGAGGGCGATCGCAGCTAAACAAAGAAGCACTGGAATTGAGTCGGAAGCACGCGCTCTAGATTCAGAAACCTTAGCAAACTTTGTCGAGTTATTTGGCGAAGAGGATCTTGAAGAAGAACAACAGCAAGCTTTGGCAGAGGAGACGGGTTTTAGCGTAGAAATTTCGG
Coding sequences within it:
- the ribE gene encoding riboflavin synthase: MFTGLIQTLGTLKPLGEHQLQILVDPSGRSVICDDLALGDSVAVDGVCLTVEQILPQGFSVDVSPETLKRTTLEHQLRHQIPVNLETSLRVGSKLGGHFVTGHVDGIGYLQASIQTATSWEMTFSVAEPSLSRYLVSKGSIAVNGISLTVAQCDRQHFTVAVIPHTYRETNLHHLEPGSKVNLEGDILGKYVERFLEFTPPGTPVSASFLVEHGYL
- a CDS encoding extracellular solute-binding protein, encoding MESNIDNRYRWVNVCMNRRIFLQLTSLNTLRWLALSTLPTTLSACGTNPDNTLNVRLLKNSIPPQLVRQFRAGLDRQISLNFAAEEQLSRLFDLLTPAETPAATQQQLLPWRRTPGVSQLDLVTLGNYWLSAAIQQQRIQPLNVGQLQTWSELPSRWQQLVRRNDQGQPDANGAVWGIPYRWGTTVLAFRRDRFRDLGWTPTDWSDLWRPELAGKISLLDQAREIIGLTLKKLGQSYNTANLDDVANLRSQLQQLHRQARFYSSTHYLQPLITGDTQLAVGWSSDVLAAMERYPQINAVIPLSGTALWAELWVRPANASNENPLVNQWIDFCLAPERAGQLSLLTGGTSSTALGFNRDLPKELREHRVLFPPNPLVQRSEFLLPLSEESAQQYLRYWEEMRSQPVT
- a CDS encoding bifunctional nuclease family protein — encoded protein: MIEMKVAGIALDAGTRSPIVLLKDMRDRRALPIFIGQDQARAIVNALERQTPPRPLTHDLMVNLLEAWDMTLERTIIHSLQDNTFYAILVVRQGETKKEIDARPSDAIAIALRTGTPIWVMEEVIADASIPVDQDADEAERQAFRDFISGLRPEDFSQRGHRSPNGD
- a CDS encoding Crp/Fnr family transcriptional regulator encodes the protein MVERLGSRETNTNELIRSAPFFEGIPEATVEKAIAHVVLRSHPSNQVILLENDWGSSVYFILDGWVKIRTYNLDGKEVTLNIIGKGELFGEMAPLEEVPRSTDVITLAPTLIGNMPAQDFVQLIHTEPMAGIRLAQLMARRLRQVNRRLRLRESDSTSRVADILLFLADGQGKRTTEGVEIPNLPHRELSSLSGLARETVTRVLSKLEKKGLIVRDRDILCIPELHALERLMV
- a CDS encoding aldo/keto reductase, with product MKYRRFGKTNLRLSVFSLGTMRCLASGENVERVVRHALSLGINHIETARGYGSSESDLGKVLAQLEAGQFYITSKIPPTPDRDLMERSIDESLSRLGVASLDCLAIHGLNTPEHLEWVLSPTGCMAAVQKAVADGRVRHVGFSTHAPLELILAAIDTGLFEFVNLHYYLFFQRHTAAIAIAHQRDLGVLIISPADKGGRLYTPPPQLQHLCAPQTPLALNYRFLLSDPRITTLSVGPAIPEELNEPLQVADRDEALNPTEIAALERLQAQMSATLGPEQCQQCYECLPCPESVAIPEILRLRNLAIAYDMDDYGKYRYGMLENAGHWFPGTKGNRCTHCGDCLPRCPAQLDIPTLLLDAHQRLQGQQGRRLWG
- the cobT gene encoding nicotinate mononucleotide-dependent phosphoribosyltransferase CobT; its protein translation is MIRVYTQQQLGQQWLERYRGTRPNFACILGFTDTGLIPGISAAGATPEARRYTCLADAEFLYSGPQASPEYPLPPLVAGASPVLISRAVIAALDIPLYLFNSGLPIAPPVPCIDLQGMPARCMTTACALDLKTVKHLFEQGYNWGEKLAAPDRYLMIGECVVGGTTTALGVLTGLGIPASGKVNSSHPSCNHAQKEQVVQRALSIAGFWPPRGQSVCPFELVAAVGDPMQITAAGMAIAASQKGGVLLAGGTQMLAVYALIQKIVAALDLRWYPERLAIGTTRWVAEDPTGDTVGLAQILAPVSLIATQLSFASSRYAPLQAYERGYVKEGVGAGGCAIAASLLTNGSNLQLIEWIEALGQQI
- a CDS encoding DUF2232 domain-containing protein; the protein is MDERHEENTPYRPQEPDNTSPPEIQDPIGPLPLVETAFLASTASLIWLVNYYFPMGPVLRMFFPLPIALVYLRWGVRSASMATIVSGLLLSVLMGPTRSILYLIPFGLLGIQLGAMWRRQAPWWISIATGTLLGSFGFFFRIWLVSILLGDDLWTYMMVQVTELLDWIFLRLGLLAQPNLTLVQAIALVLVIINNAIYLFVVHLVAFLLLERLGNPIPMPPQWVQVLLDYEE
- a CDS encoding phycobiliprotein lyase — encoded protein: MLKIQEFFEICTGLWKTERTYHYVDRAEIERSFTEFRVTALTKAEKGQILALSEPNVLTTAPLQVDPQTWQTADEQFPGFAIAFQTRSETGETLSMSLKALFVPDIYALSAQETAALPQPVLPQVAEVPLASESDIIQGYYLRDEGYSEAGAIAGRFTYQPIRQTLEMTTYYQRSVAVDQMRIVAPDIRLRTILTYRRPLQPQEAPHQINLIGFGVEHRQPLSLG
- a CDS encoding universal stress protein, which translates into the protein MSFQKILAAVDDSPLSQAVFNQAVELAQIHRAALKLFHCISSELLGTPAIGSPLEPGIATGVNVGDYQVQQILIDRQIEQAKQLLQTYSRQSRDRQILAQTEYKIGLVGQSCCELAADWQADLIVIGRRGHTGLTEVLLGSVSNYVVHHAPCAVLILQAKA